One Triticum dicoccoides isolate Atlit2015 ecotype Zavitan chromosome 4B, WEW_v2.0, whole genome shotgun sequence genomic window carries:
- the LOC119294053 gene encoding RNA exonuclease 4-like produces the protein MDSSSDAHSRNKCAACYRQFNRMEHLVEHMRASHHSPHEPRCGVCGKHCRSLDALRDHLGFGASLPPKPACATAFAAKGCPLCLAVFPSSSSLHAHGPTCHHSRAPVPSRGAMPRMPVGGVVALGCKMVGGGSDGTLDLCGRVCVIDENETIVFENFVRPLLPVTHYRYETTGIRPEYLRDAPTVKMVQRQVEGILLNGEQPWKVRSSRGAARILVGHGLEHDLDALGMDYPAYLKRDTAEYPPLMKTSARLMSNSLRFLTQSCLGYDIQTGHQHPYEDCVAAMRLYKRMRAMTHGPRKNGGEGDACAAVAFPARRQRELERMSPEELLSMSKLDYHCWCLDD, from the exons ATGGATAGCTCTTCAGATGCCCACAG CCGGAACAAGTGCGCGGCGTGCTACCGCCAGTTCAACAGGATGGAGCACCTGGTGGAGCACATGCGCGCGTCGCACCACTCGCCGCACGAGCCGCGCTGCGGCGTCTGCGGGAAGCACTGCCGCTCCCTCGACGCCCTCCGTGACCACCTCGGCTTCGGCGCCTCCCTGCCCCCGAAGCCCGCCTGCGCCACGGCCTTTGCTGCCAAGGGCTGCCCGCTCTGCCTCGCCGTCTTCCCTAGCTCCAGCTCCCTCCACGCCCACGGCCCAACCTGCCACCACTCCCGCGCTCCGGTTCCCTCGAGGGGGGCTATGCCGAGAATGCCCGTCGGCGGCGTGGTGGCGCTGGGGTGCAAGATGGTGGGCGGCGGGAGCGACGGGACGCTGGACCTGTGCGGGCGCGTCTGCGTCATCGACGAGAATGAGACCATCGTCTTCGAGAACTTTGTGAGGCCGCTCCTCCCGGTGACGCACTACCGGTACGAGACCACGGGGATCCGCCCCGAGTACCTGCGGGACGCGCCGACGGTGAAGATGGTGCAGCGGCAGGTGGAGGGCATCCTCCTCAACGGCGAGCAGCCGTGGAAGGTCCGGTCCTCGCGCGGCGCGGCCAGGATCCTCGTCGGCCACGGCCTGGAGCACGATCTCGACGCGCTGGGCATGGACTACCCGGCGTACCTGAAGCGGGACACGGCGGAATATCCGCCGCTGATGAAGACGAGCGCCAGGCTGATGAGCAACTCGCTTCGGTTCCTCACACAAAGCTGCCTCGGCTACGACATCCAGACGGGCCACCAGCACCCCTACGAGGACTGCGTGGCGGCCATGCGGCTGTACAAGAGAATGCGCGCGATGACGCACGGCCCGCGGAAGAACGGGGGCGAAGGCGATGCGTGCGCGGCGGTGGCATTCCCGGCGCGGAGGCAGCGGGAGCTGGAGCGCATGTCGCCGGAGGAGCTCCTGAGCATGTCCAAGCTCGACTATCACTGCTGGTGCCTCGACGACTAG
- the LOC119294054 gene encoding uncharacterized protein LOC119294054, with amino-acid sequence MKATTPRGGGADTAKSKKRKKAGAGGFIFGCGGSRSVAVVAGNLSTMALAKSSSSSSAAPTAKPAPAAKPTAPVCHDAEGAPSVDALLRQLQELERGVRALGVRVLEEDGVAQACRCSARSPRYRRDAWGGRRGRLEEESVAVVTETEDPLGEFRRSMAEMVVENGITGGAELRELLQRFLSLNAARHHHLILRAFADVWEELFAGPGRDPMQKQKQKRPVVSGAPQRPGEQLAARHVRTAH; translated from the coding sequence ATGAAAGCGACGACAcctcgcggcggcggcgcggacactGCCAagtcgaagaagaggaagaaggccgGCGCGGGCGGGTTCATCTTTGGCTGCGGCGGCTCCAGGTCGGTGGCCGTCGTCGCAGGCAATCTCTCCACGATGGCACTGGccaagtcgtcgtcgtcgtcgagcgCCGCGCCAACGGCGAAGCCAGCGCCCGCAGCGAAGCCGACGGCGCCTGTCTGCCACGACGCCGAGGGCGCGCCGAGCGTGGACGCGCTCCTGCGCCAGCTCCAAGAGCTGGAGCGCGGCGTGCGCGCGCTGGGCGTCCGGGTCCTGGAGGAGGACGGCGTCGCGCAGGCGTGCCGGTGCAGCGCGAGGTCGCCGCGGTACCGGCGGGACGCGTGGGGAGGTCGGCGCGGGCGGCTGGAGGAGGAGAGCGTGGCGGTGGTGACGGAGACGGAGGACCCCCTGGGCGAGTTCCGGCGGTCCATGGCGGAGATGGTGGTGGAGAACGGGATCACGGGCGGCGCGGAGCTGCGGGAGCTGCTGCAGCGGTTCCTGTCGCTCAACGCGGCGCGCCACCACCACCTCATCCTCCGCGCCTTCGCCGACGTCTGGGAGGAGCTCTTCGCCGGCCCCGGCCGCGACCCCatgcagaagcagaagcagaagcgccCTGTTGTCTCGGGCGCCCCACAGCGCCCGGGCGAGCAGCTAGCTGCACGGCACGTACGTACTGCGCACTGA